The segment GGAGCCGATGGCCGCCACCGTCGCGGGAGACGAGCCGGAGACGGCCGCGAACAGCATGCATGCCAGCACTGACGCCATCGCCAGCCCACCGCTTACATGCCCAATCGCATCAGTGGCGAAGGTAATCAGGCGACGTGCGACACCACCGGTCGAGAGAAAGGTACTGGAGAGTATGAAGAAGGGAATCGCCAACAGGGTGTAATGATGCGACAGCGCTTCAAACAGCTTTATGGCCACTGACCCTAGTGAGTCACTCGAGAACAGCAGGATAGTCGTGACGCTAGAGAAGCCCAGTGCAAAGGCAATCGGCATGCCGAGAAAAATGCCGCCAAACAGCAGCGCAAACAATGTGGCTATGGTCATCGCGGGATTCCTTGATCACTGTCAGCCCTGTCTTGATCAACAGCACCCTCCGTCTGAACCAGGTGCATGCTGTCTTCGCCTTCATCATGGAAACCAAAGCCGCTAGCCTCACCACGAATCACCTTCCAGCCCAATACCGCGAAACGTAGCATCAGCAGTAACAGTGCGATCGGTAAAATAATCAGGGCATACCACTTGGGCACCGGAATATCGTCGAGCTCGATACCGATCAACTGCATCAGAGAAATATATTCATAACTGCCCACCAACAGCATCACGCAGTACGCCATGCACACGACCAGGGCGATCAACGTCGTAATGCGTTGCCATAGCATCGGCATCATCTTGACCACGACATCCACACCGATATGCGCGCCCTGCTTGACGCCCCACGAGACACCGACCAACACGAACCAGCCCGCGAGATACAGCGTGGCTTCCTGCGACCAGCTGATGCCGGTATTGAAGACGAAGCGCAATACCACTTCGACAAAGACCAGCAGCACCATCGCTACCAGCAGCAGCGAGAACAGTATCTCTTCTGCCTTGTGAAGCCATCTTAGGATCATGGCAATGTCCTCGTGTCGCCCTGCTCTCTCGATCATGCATCAGGAGAATGGCGCCACTTCATATGTAGGTGCAGATAGAGAGGTGTCGACAAGACAAGGCAACGCTGTCTATCTGTCAGATACGATTACCCCACCTGAAAAGTGCCTTTGCATCGGCATCTGTCAGATGGGGCAAACGGATTACTGGTTCGCAGCTTCGGCAGCATCAACGATGTTCTGACCGATGTCGTCGGCAAACTCACCCCATACCGGCTTCATGGCATCTACCCACTGCTGACGCTGAGCAGCGTCGAGCATGACAATTTCACTTTGGCCCGAAGCGATGATGGCCTGCTTGGCCTCTTCATTCTTGGCTTCAGACAGCTCGTTGCCATAGACGATGGCTTCATCAAGCGCAGATTTGACCTCGCCACGCACATCATCTGGCAAGCCTTCCCAGAAGCGGGCAGAGGAGACCACCATGTAGTCCAGCACACCGTGATTGGACTCGGTGATGTACGGCTGCACCTCAAAGAACTTCTGTGAATAGATATTGGAGTACGTGTTCTCCTGACCATCAATGGCACGGGTCTGCAGCAGAATGAAAACTTCCGAGAACGGTTTTTTCAGCGAGATAGCATCAATGGCTTCAAACTGCGCCTCGAGCACATCAGAGGTCATGATGCGGAATTTCTTGCCACTGGCATCTTCCGGCACCGTAAGCGGCGAAGAAGCGGACAACTGCTTCATGCCGTTATGCAAATAACCCAGGCCGACCAGCCCTTTTGATTCGAGCGATGTCAGCAGCGACTGACCTATCTCGCTTGCCTGGAAGCTTTCCACGGCCGCCATGTCCTTGAACAGGAAGGGCAGATCAAAGACCTGCAGCTGATCAGTGTATTTCTGGAATTTGGACAGTGACGGCGCGGCCAGCTGAACATCGCCTAGCAGCATCGCCTCCAGCACCTTGTCATCGCCATACAACTGAGAGCTGGGATATAGCTCGACATCTACCTTGTCGCCGAGTCGCTCTTCTACCAGCTGCTGGAATTTCTTGGCCATCTGGCCCTTCGGCGTATTCTCCGCCACCACATGCGAAAACTTGATGGTGATCGGATCAGCCATGACAGTGGTCGAGGCGAATAGAATGGCAGCGCTTAATGCGGTTAGCGCTGGCTTGAAAAGGCGCATGGCAGTTCCTCTTGTGTCTCGGATATTGTTGGTCTTGTGGTTATCCCGTCTGCGTATTGCACTCCCTCATCGTTCATCCCCGTCATCCTGAGCGAAGGGCAAGAGAACTTGGCAGACATGATGCGCGAGCATGGATACCCCAGAGCAATGCGAGCAACAGGCCACTTACACTCCATTCTTGATATTTCTGTTGCTAATCAATCTCTTGAAGATAAAACACTGACTCTCTGCTCTCACGCTAGCGCTGTCTGGATCATCGCACTGTGCGGTTTTCCGCCCATCAACGACAAAGCCCCTGTGCGGAAATCCGCACAGGGGCTTTGCTCACTCCAACAAACCGGCGCCTGCACACGAGGCTTGATCACGAGAAAAGTCAATGCCAGGCAGCTTGGCCCGTGATTGATATCGCGATCAGTACTGCGTGCACTACGGCCGGTTCTTGGCCATCAGTTCACTGAGCTTATGACTGATTCGCTGATCGGCCGCTTGCTCTTCACGCGCCTTCTGCTGACGGGTGAGTTCATCCAACTGCTGGCGCGCATGCAGTGCTTCATCTTCTGTCACCGCCCCAACGGATTGACCTTCCAGATCCACCCGCTGAGTACCCGCGCGCACTGCCTTGAGGTAGCGTGGCAGATGCACGTAACCCGCCAACGCTCGACGTACCAACTTGTCATCCCACTGCTCGTTTTCCAGCAGTTCGATATGGATGCCAATCTTCAGCGGGCGAGTATGTCCCTTGAAGAAGGTGTCCGGATAACGTCGATACCACTGCTTGAGAAGCGCCTGAGGTGACGGCTGCGTGCTGGTGGTCGGAGCGTCAGAAGACTGTGCAGTGGAAGGCTGAGCAATAGAAGGCGACGAGTCCACGACCGATGCTGAGTCTTCTACTGCATGGGCAATTTCATTGGCCTCGACCACTTCGCACGGCATCTCATCAGACATTGGCATCGGTGCCGCTTCAACCATCCGCGACGCTAGCAATGAGGCAGGCACCTGGTCTGCCGCCAGCTGTTCAGTGGCAGCTTCAGCATCCGCCTGCGAACACCGGTCACTTTCAGCCTGCGCATGAAGGCTCGCGGCTTGTGCAGCATGCTGCGCTGCCTGAAGCGCATCACGTAGTTGCTCGCCGAGCTCTTTCAGCTCAGCGTCACGTGCCAACAAGGACTCATGCAGCCCACTTAGCTGAGATTGCTGCTGTTGCAATTGCTGACGCGCACCTGACAGCTGCTCGCTCAGCGACGCACGCTCGCTGCGCAGTGCAGCAAGTTCAGCAAGTTCAGCATCAGCCTCTCCCGCCAATGAAGCCTGTTGCTCCAGACGCGTCAGCGACTCACGCAGATGTGCGTTTTCCAACTCCAGTGCCGCACGGGCCTGGCGATCACCGTCACGTTGCTGTCGCTGTGTGTCGGCTTCATTTTCAAGCGCAGAATACAGCGCTTCGAGGCGATCCATCGTCAAGGCCTGAGCCTCCCTTGCACGCTGTGAGCAGTTCCGTTTGGCACCAGTCTGTGTCAGCACTCGCTGACTGTAAAGCGCCCGCAAAGCAACCGCTGCTGTTAGACGTCGCTACGCTCGTAGCGCACGAAGTCGTAGGCCGGCATTCCTTCGCCACTCTCACCCGGTACGCGCTGCGCTTCTTGCCAATGTGCGTCGAGTGCCGGGAAGTGAGCATCGCCTTCAATCTCGACAGCCACTTCGGTGAGATAGAGCCGCGTCGCGACCGGCAGTGCCTGTGCATAAATCTGGCCACCACCGATGACCATGATCTCGTCAACACCTTCAATCATGGCGTGACGATCAGCCATGTTGAGAGCCGCTGCCAGATCGTGACAGACCCGCACACCGTCATGCGCGAAGTCTGTATCACGCGTCACGATAATATTGAGGCGATTGGGTAACGGTCGACCGATGGAGGCAAAGGTCTTGCGCCCCATGATGATGGGCTTGCCCTGGGTCACATACTTGAAGAACTTGAGATCTTCCGGCAGATACCACGGCAGTTGATTCCCGACACCGATTACGCGATTGACCGACATGGCCGCAATCATCGCCACCGGAACGACAGTATCGGCTTCTGCTCCAAGCGGTGCGAACGCTGAATTGCTCATACGGCCACCTTTGCCTTGATATGCGGATGGGATTCATAGCCCTCGATGGCAATGTCATCGAAGGTGAAATCAAACAGATCTGTCACGTCAGGATTCAGCACCAGTTGCGGCAAGGCCAGCGTTTGACGACTGAGCTGCTCACGCGCCTGCTCCAGATGATTGCTGTAAAGGTGCGCATCGCCAAGCGTATGAATGAATTCGCCCGGCTTCAGGCCACACACCTGCGCGACCATCTGGGTCAACAGTGCGTAGCTTGCAATGTTGAACGGCACACCCAGGAAGATGTCAGCGCTGCGTTGATACAGCTGGCAGGATAGTCGTCCGTCTGCCACATAGAACTGGAACAGTGCATGACACGGCGGCAAGGCCATTTCATCGACCAACGCCGGATTCCAGGCAGACACCATCATGCGGCGTGAATCGGGATTGGTCTTGATCTGTTCGATGACATTGGTGATCTGATCGACACTGCCGCCTTGCGGGTTCGGCCAGCTGCGCCACTGATAACCATAGACCGGCCCGAGATCGCCATTCTCATCGGCCCACTCATCCCAGATGCGCACACCATTTTCCTTGAGGTAGGCAATATTGGTATCACCCTTCAAGAACCACAACAGCTCGTGGATGATTGAACGCAGATGCAGCTTCTTGGTCGTCACCAGCGGAAAGCCTTCCGCCAGGTCAAAGCGCATCTGGTGGCCGAAGACACTCAGGGTGCCGGTACCGGTGCGATCGCCCTTTTGAGTACCGTTTTCCAGCACATGGCGCATCAGGTCTAGATAGGGTTGCATGGTATCGGGTCCGTACGGCGTAACAGGCTTGCGCTGCAAATAGCACAGGCCTTCATGAATTCGGATTTATTTGCTCAGCGATATTTTCAGCCGCCAGATACGCAAAGACGCAGCCATTGGGCCGCGTCTTTGCGTATCTGGCGATGGAATTCTACACCACCGAATCGCCTTTTTCTTCATCCATTCACGAAGCGCCTATCACCGGCGGCTGCGCCACTTGCTGACCACGTGACCACGCCATCAGGAACAGGCCGAACAGCACCATCGGTAGCGACAGCAGCTGGCCCATGGTCAGCCAGTCGAAAGCGATGAAACCGAGCTGTGAATCCGGCTGACGGAAGAATTCGGTGATGAAACGGAAGCAGCCGTAGAACAACAGGAACAGACCAGAGATCAGCCCTTTCTGACGTGGCTCACGCGAGGCAAACCACAGAATGGTGAACAATGCGACGCCTTCCAGCGCAAACTGGTAGAGCTGAGACGGATGACGCGGTTCTGGCCCGTACAGCGGATATACCATGCCCCAAGACACATCGGTGATACGTCCCGGTAGCTCCTGATTGATGAAGTTACCCAATCGCCCGGCGCCGAGGCCAATCGGTACCATCGGTGCAATGAAATCGGTGAGCTGGAAGAACGTCAGCTGATGACGACGGGCGAACAGCAACATGGCGATGAGCACACCCAACAGGCCGCCGTGGAAGCTCATGCCGCCATCCCAGACCTTGAAGATCCATACCGGGTCCGCCAGCAGCTTGTCAAAGCCATAAAAGACGGCGTAGCCAAGACGTCCGCCCAGCACCACACCGAGGGCACCAAAGAAGATCAGGTCGCCTACCGCATCCTGACTCAGGCCAACCCGTCCACGGCGCGCACGCGCTAGCCCCCAGGCAGCCGCAAAGCCGATCACGTACATCAAGCCGTACCAATGAATCTTGAAAGGCCCGAGCGCCAGCGCCACGGGGTCAATCTGAGGATATTGCAACATGTTGAAACCTTGAATGAGGAAGTCGGGCAACGCTGAATATGGCAGCGAGCCACTTGCGGCCAGCTTAGCAGCCAGAGCGTAACAGTCAGAGCATGAACGCCACCTGCCAACGGCAGCGTCAGACGATCAACCGAACAAGAAACGCAGTCCGACAACGACCAGAATCAGCGCAAACATGCGCCGGAGCAGTGATGCAGGTAGCGCATGCGCCAGCCGCGCACCGACGCGCGCAAAGGGCACCGAGACCAGCACAATTCCGATCCATGCCCCCCAATGAACATAGCCTAGCGTGTGCTCAGGCAAGCCCGGGGCATTCCAACCCACCACGATATTGGTCAGTGCTGCCAATAGCGCGATCGGAAAACCCGCAGCCGACGCCGTGCCTACTGCTTCGGTCATCCGCGCTTGCCAGCTGGTCAGCATGGGTATCATCACCGTGCCACCACCAATGCCAAACAACGCAGACACCACACCAACCGTGCTGCCACCCACAAACTGGCCGATCCGCCCGGGCGCTTGCGCCATCTGGCCGATGCGCAGATTCAACCCCATCTTGAGCGCGACCAGCAGCACAAAGCCTCCAAACAGCAGCTTGAGCATTTCACCGCTCAGCACGCTGGCCAGTAGCACACCCAATCCCGTGCCAACCAGCAACCCTGGCAGCAGCTGCTTGAGCCAGTCCATGCGCACGGCACCGCGCGCATTATGCGCGCGCGCCGATGACAGAGATGTCACCACAATGGTGGCAAGCGACGTGCCGATAGCCAAGTGCATCAATACGTCAGGTGCCACGCCCTGCAATACAAAGGCCGCCGCCAGCACTGGCACAATGATCAACCCACCACCAATACCAAACAGTCCGGCAATCAAGCCTGCCACTGCTCCCAGCAAGGGATACCACCACCACATATTCAGTTCCTTGTGTTCGTCATATCACTGCCAATGCTTCTGGATGTGGCGTTTTCAGACCGCTCGCGCGACGTGACACTCGGCGACTCATCAGATTAACGACTTGCGCTTTACCGAGTGACGACTTACTGCATGTCTTCACTCGGAGGAACCTCACTACCAGGCGTTGTCAATGCGGCAGGCGGCGTCAACACTACCTCCGGCAGCCACATGCGTACCTTATCAATCAGCGCCTGAGGACGATAAGGCTTACCCAGATAGTCATCCAACCCTGCGGCAAAGAAACGCTCGCGGTCTGTCTCACTGGCATTGGCGGTCAGTGCAATGATGACACTGCGACGATCACTGCCGACCGCTGCTTCCTGCTCCCGCCAGCACTGCGTGGCACTGACACCATCCATGCCGGGCATGAAGATATCCATGAACACCAATGCATAGAAATGCTGCGTACGCGCGGCCAGTGCCTCCTCACCATTACTGGCGGTATCCACCACAAGACCCTGACGGCCCAGCACGGTGCGCGCAAGCATGGCATTCACCGGCCCATCATCGACCACCAATATGCGTATTTCAGTGGGTTTGCCCGGCCAGGTCAGTGGCAGCAGAATCTCCAGCGCCTCTTCTTCACCCAGACGGATCTGACGGTAACTGCCACCGAGCTCATCGATGAGGCGTCGTGCCATGAGGAGACAGGAAGGTGCCTTTCGCCCGATATCGAGTCCACAATGCGCACGAAGTTCCAGCCTCAGGCAGCATTGTGTCGCTTGATCCGTCTGTTCCGACGACGATAGATCAAGGGATTGCTCGGAGACAAGCGCGACATGTGGCTGCTCAACCACCTCAACCAGCAGGCGATGATGGCTGGCATTCTCACGACGACAACCATCTTCCGCCAGGTGCTCGAAGAGCTGTGCCATACGCCGCACATCGCCTTTGAGAGTCTCCGGCAACGGTCCCAGCTGCCATTCAAACGGCGAGCCATCATCGTGATAGCGTTGCTGCATGTCATCCAGCAATGCGCTAAATGTCACCGTCGGAGAGAAAGCATTCTCCTCCAGTGGCGTACGCACCACCTCGTCGCGCTCAGTCAGGGCATCCAGCAGCTGCGCTACGCTATCCAGACGCCCTTGCAACAGGCTCAGCTCAGCATCTTCGAGTTGACGCTCGCGGCGTAACTGGCCGATCTTGCGTACCAATCCTTGCAGCGGCGGGGTCAGCTCCGCATGCAGCATGTCGAGGTAATCACTTTTGAGTCGTGCCTCTTCACGAGCACGATCACGCGCTACCAATAGTTGTTGGCTGGCCTGATCATGCTCCGACTCATCAATCATGACCCCTAGCACCTGGGCAGGGTCATTATTGAAGCGACACAGCTCCAGGCGAATACGCCGCATGCGGCCTTCGGCATCATGTACGCGCAGCTCGCGACTATTGGGCACATTGGGATTGGGCTCCAGCATCAGAAGACTGCCTACCGAACGGCCCAATGCTTCATGCAGCACCAGCCCGAACATCTTTTCAAACGCCGGGTTCGCCATGGCCAACAGACCATGGCGCATCACGAAGGCAGGCAGTGGCAAGGCATCCAGCTCATGACCACGCCCACGGCGCAGCAGCGCCACCGCTGCACGATGACGCCGCAAGATGTCATCTGCAGGGTTCCACTGACGCCTTAACACCGGATACTCCTCCATGATTTCGCCACGCTCGAGGCGCTCATTCTGTCTGGCCAGCCACTCCAGTGGCTGCCCAAGGCGCTGGTCCAGTCGACGCAGACGCCATTGCAGAATCAACATGCTGACCGCGAACACCAGTAGCAAGGCGCCGAAACTCCCCATCAGCAAAGCCGCCAATGGCATTTCGCTCGGCACGTCGAGTCGTGTCTTGGCAATCAAACGCCAGCCATTGATCGATAACGTATCCCACACCACTACCTGCCCACCGTGAGTCCCCATCAAGCTCGCGCCACGCAATCCGGAATCCAGCTCTCGTGCAAGCTCGGCAGGCAAATACCGAGGCTGACCATCGCTGGTATTCGTACTCGCCGCCCATACTTCGAGCCCGTCACCAACCAGCCAATAGGATTCCGACCGCCCATGCCCAGGCAGGACTAATCGTGATTCCATCTGCGGTAGTGCCAGATCGAGCCCCACACGGGCTTTTTCACCACTATTCAGCGTGACTTCTACCAGCGCCGTGACCTGCGTCAGCCCTGCCGGCCCGGCGTGCGGTGGAAGCCAGACCACACTAGGGGCGCCTTTGTCAGAGCTTTGAGATAACTGGCGCACCGTAGCGGGCAGTACACCGGTATAGGGCATGTGCTTCGCCCCCGGCGCAAAGGCATCCAGTACATTGAACCAGGGGTACAGCATGACCATGCTGTTATCGAGACTGACAAACAGTCGCGAGATCAAGGGATCTGATGAGTAGAGGTCAGACAGCAGCCACTGCATCTGCATCAATCGCTGTCCGGCCTCACGATCGCTATCGGTCAGGGCACCATGGAATTCACCATAAAGCGCAGCGCCGCCTCGGGTAATCGGGCGAAACAGCTGACCCTGTTCAGTCAAGGCGAACTGACTCAAGGGGCCATCATCGGTGCCTTCACCGAAATCGAGATGACGTCGGGTATAGCGCGCGAGAACCTGAAGCCTGCGTTGCTGAGTCTCAAGGCGCTCGCTGACCAACGCGGTGGCTAATGCATGCTGCTGACGCAACCCGCTCAATGCCATATCAATGGCACTGTGCCGCGCGCTGTCCCAGATCACGATGGCACCGACCAGACAGCTAAGGGCTACTGCCAGCTCCGCCAACAATAGCGGACGAAGGGTCAGACGAATCATTCGCTGCCACATCTTCTCCAGCCCACTGCCAGAACGTCCGACATTGGTGCCGGATGACGGCACAACTGATGACTCGACAGGGGGAGTACGGCGCGAGAACATGATCTAAAAGCATCCTGTAGGTGAAGCCGTCGGTGTGGAGTCAATGATAGGACTGCAAAGCCTGCTACCCATCATTGTCAGGTCGCCGTGACCGACTCTCGATCCCAGCGGCTGGCAGGCGTGAGCCATCGAGCGAAAACAGCAGCATACGCAAGCGACTGGCAGGCGTCATGCGACGCGTACCCCGCCTGGCACGTTATTCATCCCTGATACCCTTTATCGCTGGAGTCGTGACATGTGCCTGATGGCGTTTGACTGGCAGCCCATGGTTGCACAAGGCGAGTGCCTGATCCTGATAGGTAATCGGGATGAATTTCATGCCCGCGCCACCACTGGCCTATGTCAGTGGCCGGACAATGCTCTCTGTGGTGGGCGTGATCTGGTGGCGGGGGGCGGTTGGCTGGTCATGCATCGTAGTGGTGCGCTGGCCACGCTAACCAATGTCCGGCAGCTAGACCGTCAATCAC is part of the Cobetia sp. L2A1 genome and harbors:
- a CDS encoding TRAP transporter small permease, whose protein sequence is MILRWLHKAEEILFSLLLVAMVLLVFVEVVLRFVFNTGISWSQEATLYLAGWFVLVGVSWGVKQGAHIGVDVVVKMMPMLWQRITTLIALVVCMAYCVMLLVGSYEYISLMQLIGIELDDIPVPKWYALIILPIALLLLMLRFAVLGWKVIRGEASGFGFHDEGEDSMHLVQTEGAVDQDRADSDQGIPR
- a CDS encoding ProQ/FINO family protein, encoding MDRLEALYSALENEADTQRQQRDGDRQARAALELENAHLRESLTRLEQQASLAGEADAELAELAALRSERASLSEQLSGARQQLQQQQSQLSGLHESLLARDAELKELGEQLRDALQAAQHAAQAASLHAQAESDRCSQADAEAATEQLAADQVPASLLASRMVEAAPMPMSDEMPCEVVEANEIAHAVEDSASVVDSSPSIAQPSTAQSSDAPTTSTQPSPQALLKQWYRRYPDTFFKGHTRPLKIGIHIELLENEQWDDKLVRRALAGYVHLPRYLKAVRAGTQRVDLEGQSVGAVTEDEALHARQQLDELTRQQKAREEQAADQRISHKLSELMAKNRP
- the lgt gene encoding prolipoprotein diacylglyceryl transferase — translated: MLQYPQIDPVALALGPFKIHWYGLMYVIGFAAAWGLARARRGRVGLSQDAVGDLIFFGALGVVLGGRLGYAVFYGFDKLLADPVWIFKVWDGGMSFHGGLLGVLIAMLLFARRHQLTFFQLTDFIAPMVPIGLGAGRLGNFINQELPGRITDVSWGMVYPLYGPEPRHPSQLYQFALEGVALFTILWFASREPRQKGLISGLFLLFYGCFRFITEFFRQPDSQLGFIAFDWLTMGQLLSLPMVLFGLFLMAWSRGQQVAQPPVIGAS
- a CDS encoding response regulator, which encodes MFSRRTPPVESSVVPSSGTNVGRSGSGLEKMWQRMIRLTLRPLLLAELAVALSCLVGAIVIWDSARHSAIDMALSGLRQQHALATALVSERLETQQRRLQVLARYTRRHLDFGEGTDDGPLSQFALTEQGQLFRPITRGGAALYGEFHGALTDSDREAGQRLMQMQWLLSDLYSSDPLISRLFVSLDNSMVMLYPWFNVLDAFAPGAKHMPYTGVLPATVRQLSQSSDKGAPSVVWLPPHAGPAGLTQVTALVEVTLNSGEKARVGLDLALPQMESRLVLPGHGRSESYWLVGDGLEVWAASTNTSDGQPRYLPAELARELDSGLRGASLMGTHGGQVVVWDTLSINGWRLIAKTRLDVPSEMPLAALLMGSFGALLLVFAVSMLILQWRLRRLDQRLGQPLEWLARQNERLERGEIMEEYPVLRRQWNPADDILRRHRAAVALLRRGRGHELDALPLPAFVMRHGLLAMANPAFEKMFGLVLHEALGRSVGSLLMLEPNPNVPNSRELRVHDAEGRMRRIRLELCRFNNDPAQVLGVMIDESEHDQASQQLLVARDRAREEARLKSDYLDMLHAELTPPLQGLVRKIGQLRRERQLEDAELSLLQGRLDSVAQLLDALTERDEVVRTPLEENAFSPTVTFSALLDDMQQRYHDDGSPFEWQLGPLPETLKGDVRRMAQLFEHLAEDGCRRENASHHRLLVEVVEQPHVALVSEQSLDLSSSEQTDQATQCCLRLELRAHCGLDIGRKAPSCLLMARRLIDELGGSYRQIRLGEEEALEILLPLTWPGKPTEIRILVVDDGPVNAMLARTVLGRQGLVVDTASNGEEALAARTQHFYALVFMDIFMPGMDGVSATQCWREQEAAVGSDRRSVIIALTANASETDRERFFAAGLDDYLGKPYRPQALIDKVRMWLPEVVLTPPAALTTPGSEVPPSEDMQ
- a CDS encoding sulfite exporter TauE/SafE family protein, producing MWWWYPLLGAVAGLIAGLFGIGGGLIIVPVLAAAFVLQGVAPDVLMHLAIGTSLATIVVTSLSSARAHNARGAVRMDWLKQLLPGLLVGTGLGVLLASVLSGEMLKLLFGGFVLLVALKMGLNLRIGQMAQAPGRIGQFVGGSTVGVVSALFGIGGGTVMIPMLTSWQARMTEAVGTASAAGFPIALLAALTNIVVGWNAPGLPEHTLGYVHWGAWIGIVLVSVPFARVGARLAHALPASLLRRMFALILVVVGLRFLFG
- a CDS encoding dihydrofolate reductase gives rise to the protein MSNSAFAPLGAEADTVVPVAMIAAMSVNRVIGVGNQLPWYLPEDLKFFKYVTQGKPIIMGRKTFASIGRPLPNRLNIIVTRDTDFAHDGVRVCHDLAAALNMADRHAMIEGVDEIMVIGGGQIYAQALPVATRLYLTEVAVEIEGDAHFPALDAHWQEAQRVPGESGEGMPAYDFVRYERSDV
- a CDS encoding TRAP transporter substrate-binding protein, producing the protein MRLFKPALTALSAAILFASTTVMADPITIKFSHVVAENTPKGQMAKKFQQLVEERLGDKVDVELYPSSQLYGDDKVLEAMLLGDVQLAAPSLSKFQKYTDQLQVFDLPFLFKDMAAVESFQASEIGQSLLTSLESKGLVGLGYLHNGMKQLSASSPLTVPEDASGKKFRIMTSDVLEAQFEAIDAISLKKPFSEVFILLQTRAIDGQENTYSNIYSQKFFEVQPYITESNHGVLDYMVVSSARFWEGLPDDVRGEVKSALDEAIVYGNELSEAKNEEAKQAIIASGQSEIVMLDAAQRQQWVDAMKPVWGEFADDIGQNIVDAAEAANQ
- a CDS encoding thymidylate synthase: MQPYLDLMRHVLENGTQKGDRTGTGTLSVFGHQMRFDLAEGFPLVTTKKLHLRSIIHELLWFLKGDTNIAYLKENGVRIWDEWADENGDLGPVYGYQWRSWPNPQGGSVDQITNVIEQIKTNPDSRRMMVSAWNPALVDEMALPPCHALFQFYVADGRLSCQLYQRSADIFLGVPFNIASYALLTQMVAQVCGLKPGEFIHTLGDAHLYSNHLEQAREQLSRQTLALPQLVLNPDVTDLFDFTFDDIAIEGYESHPHIKAKVAV